In one window of Musa acuminata AAA Group cultivar baxijiao chromosome BXJ3-2, Cavendish_Baxijiao_AAA, whole genome shotgun sequence DNA:
- the LOC135630839 gene encoding transcription repressor OFP1-like: protein MGNYRFKLSHIISNSWFCKLKGLGRANRSHSMRHSMKKGLASASTLPPLPQPKQHHHLPNRASSYIPTIERAETPARSPVNAMASPADCHCCRHHRRRSLASVCNAESMMPEIPNSDGFHASSFVTTADSSLEVASELNLPPILTKPVKKEVLKPAPHDARVSTKHHHGTAARRSASGVHRIRIGQNSPRVESRRKMAMRQRRAVSESLVIIKSSSNPRRDFTKSMVEMIVENNLHELKDLEELLACYLSLNSKEYHEDIIKVFEHVWFALTDLRM, encoded by the coding sequence ATGGGAAATTATAGGTTCAAGCTATCTCATATCATCTCCAACTCTTGGTTCTGCAAGCTTAAAGGTCTCGGCAGAGCCAATAGAAGCCACAGCATGCGGCACTCCATGAAGAAAGGCTTGGCTTCTGCATCAACTCTCCCTCCACTTCCACAGCCCAAGCAGCATCACCACCTTCCCAACCGAGCCTCCTCCTACATCCCCACCATAGAGAGAGCAGAGACACCTGCTCGCTCCCCAGTCAACGCCATGGCCTCTCCGGCAGACTGCCATTGTTGCCGTCATCATCGTCGTCGCAGTTTAGCCTCTGTGTGCAACGCTGAATCCATGATGCCTGAGATCCCAAACAGTGACGGCTTCCATGCCTCTTCCTTCGTCACCACGGCCGACAGCAGCTTGGAAGTGGCATCGGAGCTCAACCTGCCTCCCATACTAACAAAGCCAGTGAAGAAGGAAGTGCTAAAGCCTGCACCGCATGACGCTCGTGTTTCCACTAAGCATCATCACGGGACAGCGGCAAGGAGATCAGCATCAGGAGTTCATCGCATTAGAATCGGGCAGAACTCTCCCAGAGTTGAGAGCAGGAGGAAGATGGCGATGCGGCAGCGAAGAGCAGTGTCCGAGAGCTTGGTGATCATCAAGTCGTCCTCCAATCCCCGCAGGGACTTCACCAagtcgatggtggagatgatcgtGGAGAACAACCTGCACGAGCTGAAGGATTTGGAGGAGCTGCTCGCTTGCTACTTGTCACTGAACTCCAAGGAGTATCACGAAGACATCATCAAGGTTTTCGAGCATGTTTGGTTTGCTCTAACTGATCTTAGAATGTAA
- the LOC135630660 gene encoding EPIDERMAL PATTERNING FACTOR-like protein 4: MGMRGNPEGRLASKVALLCCAFLFIFSVLSLAAGNSSSRDRSEITSWRTKFDPQGWRWRRQGPEAAVAAVVAMRRRGLMGPGSHPPRCTSRCGACTPCWPVHVPVPPRAPADAAEYYPEAWRCKCGGRLYVP; the protein is encoded by the exons ATGGGGATGAGAGGGAACCCTGAAGGAAGATTGGCGTCAAAAGTGGCCCTTCTGTGCTGTGCTTTCTTGTTTATCTTCTCTGTTCTCAGTCTCGCTGCAGGAAACAGCAGCAGTAGGGATCGTTCAG AGATCACAAGCTGGAGAACAAAGTTCGACCCACAG gggtggcggtggcggcggcagGGGCCCGAGGCCGcggtggcggcggtggtggcAATGAGACGAAGGGGGCTGATGGGGCCAGGGTCGCATCCGCCACGTTGCACATCGAGGTGCGGCGCGTGCACCCCGTGCTGGCCGGTGCACGTCCCGGTCCCGCCAAGGGCGCCAGCGGACGCCGCCGAGTACTACCCCGAGGCCTGGCGGTGCAAATGCGGCGGCCGCCTCTACGTGCCGTAA
- the LOC103974557 gene encoding CBL-interacting protein kinase 18 has product METENKGNVLLQKYEVGRLLGKGTFAKVYYARNIRTSQSVAMKVIDKEKVLKVGLIDQIKREISVTRLVRHPNIVELYEVMATRSKIYFVLEYVKGGELFNKVAQGRLKEDVARKYFQQLINAVDFCHSRGVYHRDLKPENLLLDDNGNLKISDFGLSALAESKRQDGLLHTTCGTPAYVAPEVLNRKGYDGAKADIWSCGVILFVLMAGYLPFHDPNLIEMYRKIGKAEFRCPNWFPLDVRKLLSRILDPNPTSRISIAKIMGNPWFRKGLDGGLIRNGKGTQEIDQSDTNEDISSPDTNVSEERREMGKLANLNAFDIISLSAGFNLSGLFEETDHKREARFISCQPASTIISKLEDVAKFLKLKVKKKDHGVLKMEGTTKGRKGVLAIDAEIFEVTPAFHMVEIKKTNGDTLEYQKTWKQDIRPALKDIVWAWQGEQQQS; this is encoded by the coding sequence ATGGAGACTGAAAATAAAGGGAATGTGTTGTTGCAGAAGTATGAGGTTGGTAGATTACTAGGGAAGGGAACTTTTGCCAAGGTTTACTATGCTAGGAATATAAGAACTTCCCAGAGTGTTGCTATGAAGGTGATTGACAAAGAGAAGGTGTTGAAGGTTGGGCTTATTGATCAGATCAAACGAGAGATATCGGTGACGAGGCTGGTGAGACACCCAAACATTGTGGAGCTTTATGAGGTCATGGCCACTAGATCCAAAATATATTTTGTCCTGGAATATGTGAAGGGTGGTGAGCTGTTTAACAAAGTTGCTCAAGGCAGGCTCAAAGAAGATGTTGCTCGAAAATATTTTCAGCAGCTGATTAATGCCGTGGACTTCTGTCATAGCCGGGGTGTCTATCACCGTGATTTGAAACCCGAAAACCTTCTGCTTGATGATAATGGAAATCTGaagatttcagattttggatTGAGTGCTCTTGCTGAATCTAAGAGACAAGATGGCTTACTCCACACCACTTGTGGCACCCCGGCATATGTTGCTCCTGAGGTGCTCAATAGAAAAGGATATGATGGTGCCAAAGCCGACATATGGTCTTGTGGGGTGATTTTGTTTGTTCTTATGGCTGGTTATCTCCCATTCCATGATCCAAATCTAATAGAAATGTATAGGAAAATTGGAAAAGCAGAATTCAGGTGTCCCAATTGGTTCCCTTTGGATGTTAGGAAGTTGCTTTCACGCATTCTTGACCCAAATCCTACTTCCAGGATCTCAATTGCAAAGATTATGGGAAATCCGTGGTTTAGAAAGGGACTCGATGGAGGATTAATAAGAAATGGCAAAGGAACACAAGAAATTGATCAATCCGATACCAATGAGGATATTAGTTCCCCTGATACCAATGTGTCCGAGGAGAGGCGAGAGATGGGGAAACTCGCTAACTTAAATGCTTTTGACATCATCTCTCTTTCAGCTGGATTTAATCTTTCTGGTCTGTTTGAGGAGACCGACCACAAGAGAGAAGCAAGATTCATATCTTGTCAGCCGGCTTCTACGATTATCTCAAAGTTGGAGGATGTTGCAAAATTTTTGAAGTTaaaagtgaagaagaaggatcatGGGGTGTTGAAAATGGAAGGAACGACGAAAGGGAGAAAGGGGGTTTTGGCCATTGATGCAGAGATCTTCGAGGTTACGCCAGCGTTTCATATGGTCGAGATAAAAAAGACAAATGGAGATACCCTGGAGTACCAGAAAACGTGGAAACAGGACATCAGACCAGCCCTTAAGGACATTGTCTGGGCATGGCAAGGGGAGCAGCAGCAGTCTTAA
- the LOC135632016 gene encoding uncharacterized protein LOC135632016: MDSRLSFSLLMLVISFIPANARSLATLDAFVVEVDNKIQSESSIIKNEKLCTLCEDFTSKALYYLGENETQTQVISTLHKACSTLHSFKQQCITLVDYYAPMFFLEVSTVSPEQFCEKVNLCGETVVMQLPKRDDACSLCHNVVVEVLVKLKDPDTELEVLETLLKGCSKMENFAQKCKKLVFQYGPLILANAENFLETNDVCTAIHACKDSQEDLTASMLADA, encoded by the exons ATggattcaagattaagcttttcacttCTTATGCTGGTAATCAGCTTTATTCCAGCAAATGCCAGAAGTCTGGCTACCTTGGATGCCTTTG TTGTGGAAGTGGATAACAAGATACAAAGTGAAAGTAGCATCATAAAGAATGAAAAATTGTGCACACTCTGTGAAGACTTCACTTCCAAGGCTTTATACTATCTTGGTGAAAATGAGACTCAGACTCAGGTTATCAGTACACTTCACAAAGCATGTTCCACACTGCATTCTTTCAAACAACAG TGTATTACATTGGTAGATTACTATGCACCAATGTTTTTCTTGGAGGTTTCCACAGTAAGTCCAGAGCAGTTCTGTGAAAAGGTGAATCTCTGTGGGGAGACTGTAGTGATGCAATTGCCAAAGCGCGATGATGCCTGCAGCCTCTGCCATAATGTTGTTGTAGAGGTTCTTGTCAAACTGAAAGATCCTGACACAGAG CTTGAGGTGCTCGAGACACTTCTGAAAGGCTGCAGCAAAATGGAGAATTTTGCCCAAAAG TGTAAGAAACTGGTCTTCCAATATGGCCCACTAATCCTCGCCAACGCTGAGAATTTTCTCGAGACGAATGATGTCTGCACCGCAATCCACGCATGCAAGGATAGTCAAGAAGATCTCACTGCATCCATGCTTGCTGATGCTTGA
- the LOC135631181 gene encoding protein LURP-one-related 7-like, translated as METASFFPVDPQIPVDFKIRKSLTGHGLTVRDAQGSLAYRICAPRRLRCSSSSAPNPRLTKTLFDAAGNPLISVVYHNDEWHGFRGNSQELKDLIFTVRKILYSPFETELHVFLSSTNIGDQKPCFRLKGNPFRRACTIISGNSTVAQTSLLYKLRKIIYSRHKFRLTVYPGNDCVLVIAMLMAFFWK; from the exons ATGGAGACCGCCTCCTTCTTCCCGGTGGATCCGCAGATCCCCGTCGACTTCAAGATCCGCAAATCCCTCACCGGCCACGGGTTAACCGTCCGCGACGCCCAGGGCAGCCTCGCCTACCGGATCTGCGCCCCCCGGCGCCTCCGctgctcctcttcctccgccCCCAATCCTCGCCTCACCAAGACCCTCTTCGACGCCGCCGGCAATCCCTTGATCAGCGTCGTCTATCACAAC GATGAGTGGCACGGCTTCAGAGGGAACAGCCAGGAACTGAAGGATTTGATTTTTACAGTGAGAAAGATATTATACTCTCCATTTGAAACTGAGCTACACGTGTTCTTATCAAGCACGAATATAGGTGACCAAAAACCATGTTTTAGACTCAAAGGCAACCCTTTTCGAAGAGCATGCACCATAATAAGTGGGAATTCGACTGTGGCTCAG ACAAGTCTCTTGTACAAACTGAGGAAGATTATTTATTCAAGGCATAAGTTTCGGCTTACTGTTTATCCTGGAAACGATTGTGTTCTTGTCATCGCGATGCTCATGGCTTTCTTTTGGAAGTAA